One Mercenaria mercenaria strain notata chromosome 12, MADL_Memer_1, whole genome shotgun sequence DNA segment encodes these proteins:
- the LOC123535477 gene encoding uncharacterized protein LOC123535477 isoform X3, whose protein sequence is MLSENSANWQVWRRRGPHHTTLKGMERFNETLLNMLGTLEEEKKSNWKAHLPTMVHAFNSTRHDSTGFTPHFPMFGRHPRLAIDAVLGIEPDKGDTKDKSSYVSGLKSRLHFAYKLASREARKQGRRHKKRYDLRVREAKLEVGDRVLVHNVGIRGKNKLADRWERDVHVVVDQPNPNLSIYSVKREHGQSHPRLLRRNLLLPFMGIPLQVPASKQTTTSSVTNVSGNYDIPGSEQQVLDNQEPYQPTDNAVLDPSNCSNHVSFSDSNNTQKDPVSTITNKYIIPALRSLNPAAQPFQPRAVRTRVKPKWMTSDDWHLS, encoded by the coding sequence ATGTTATCCGAGAACTCTGCAAACTGGCAGGTGTGGAGAAGACGAGGACCACACCATACCACCCTCAAGGGAATGGAGAGGTTCAACGAGACTCTGCTCAACATGCTTGGCACGCTTGAGGAGGAGAAGAAGTCTAACTGGAAGGCACATCTCCCAACCATGGTCCACGCCTTCAACTCAACCAGACATGACTCCACTGGTTTTACCCCTCATTTTCCGATGTTTGGTCGTCATCCCAGGCTAGCCATAGATGCGGTTTTGGGAATTGAGCCAGACAAAGGTGACACCAAAGACAAGTCCAGTTACGTCTCCGGTTTGAAGAGTAGGCTCCATTTCGCCTACAAGTTGGCCTCCAGGGAAGCCAGGAAACAAGGACGTCGACACAAGAAGAGGTATGATCTCCGTGTCAGAGAAGCAAAGTTGGAAGTTGGAGATAGGGTTCTTGTTCATAATGTCGGCATTAGGGGTAAGAATAAGCTTGCCGATAGGTGGGAGAGAGACGTCCATGTAGTCGTTGATCAGCCCAATCCAAATCTCTCGATATATAGTGTGAAACGGGAACATGGCCAAAGTCATCCTAGACTACTCCGTCGCAACCTCCTCCTCCCATTTATGGGTATCCCCTTACAAGTCCCTGCTTCCAAACAAACTACTACTTCCTCTGTAACAAATGTTTCAGGTAATTATGATATTCCAGGCTCTGAACAGCAAGTGCTGGACAATCAGGAACCATATCAACCAACAGATAACGCTGTACTGGATCCATCAAATTGTTCTAaccatgtttctttttcagattctAATAATACTCAGAAGGACCCTGTTTCAACAATTACTAATAAATACATCATACCTGCTCTTAGGTCTTTGAATCCTGCAGCACAGCCATTTCAGCCAAGGGCAGTCAGAACTAGGGTTAAGCCAAAATGGATGACATCAGATGATTGGCATTTAAGTTAG
- the LOC123535477 gene encoding uncharacterized protein LOC123535477 isoform X2, protein MVTTLSQSSFSSLVPKPQLHALSDFSLDITGANGSKVHYVGYSVLDISIPDVDLSPFSVPVLIVPDTRYSSVPMIVGTNVVTHVRSSGVSGFPAALQNAFASLAGDHIVPVTSMNEKVIVVKPFETTTITRNAWSEGNMTAGVTEANDSCTLNICLRLVKVTPGTSFSRIPMRICNITAQLLSIFLRSTLCNLQDVAVVRTIDPLEGHTSKSHNQEKSLDDLGISIPFDTLSKGQRDQARTFISNWKHIFSSGPTDLGCTNLVEHEIKLSDPTPFKEPYRRIPPGMFEEVREHLKDMLEADAIRPSQSPVSSNIVLVRKKDGFLRFCIDY, encoded by the coding sequence ATGGTTACTACGCTTTCCCAATCTAGTTTCTCTTCTCTTGTACCTAAACCACAGTTACATGCTTTGTCTGATTTTAGCCTTGATATTACAGGGGCTAATGGTTCCAAGGTACATTATGTTGGGTATAGTGTATTAGACATTTCCATCCCTGATGTTGATCTCTCTCCATTTTCAGTCCCAGTGTTGATTGTCCCAGATACAAGGTATTCTTCTGTCCCCATGATAGTGGGTACAAATGTTGTCACTCATGTAAGGTCTTCAGGTGTTTCAGGTTTTCCTGCTGCATTGCAAAATGCCTTTGCTTCTCTGGCCGGAGATCATATTGTACCAGTTACATCCATGAATGAGAAAGTTATTGTCGTGAAACCCTTCGAGACTACAACCATTACCAGAAATGCATGGTCAGAAGGAAACATGACTGCAGGTGTAACAGAAGCGAATGATTCCTGTACTTTGAACATCTGTCTGAGACTTGTTAAAGTCACTCCCGGTACTTCTTTTTCTAGGATACCGATGCGTATTTGTAACATTACGGCACAGCTGTTGTCTATTTTTCTGAGGTCTACACTTTGTAATCTCCAGGATGTCGCGGTGGTTCGAACCATTGATCCTTTGGAAGGTCATACTTCCAAGAGTCACAACCAAGAAAAATCTCTTGATGATCTTGGTATTTCTATTCCTTTTGATACTCTTTCAAAAGGTCAACGTGATCAGGCTAGAACTTTTATCAGTAATTGGAAACACATTTTTTCTTCAGGTCCTACTGATCTAGGTTGTACCAACTTGGTCGAGCATGAGATTAAACTCTCTGATCCCACTCCTTTTAAAGAACCATATCGCAGGATACCGCCAGGCATGTTCGAGGAAGTTAGAGAACACTTGAAGGACATGTTGGAAGCAGATGCCATCAGACCATCACAGAGTCCCGTTTCTTCCAATATAGTCTTAGTCCGGAAGAAGGACGGCTTTCTACGGTTCTGTATCGACTACTGA